A window of the Lactuca sativa cultivar Salinas chromosome 7, Lsat_Salinas_v11, whole genome shotgun sequence genome harbors these coding sequences:
- the LOC111883787 gene encoding uncharacterized protein LOC111883787 encodes MPLEEIVKSLATSTQVFQQETKVSIKKLEKQVSQLAISVSKLESQGKLPAQTEANPRHNVCAITLRSGKSYDGPKLSFDQKEEEIVVEETTKEKKEEEKTIEKKPFITESKATPAPFPERLKSTKKEREENEIMQMFKRVQINIPLLEVIKQVPRYARFLKDLCVSKKKLKGNQVVTVGEHVSVVLQKRMPPKCKDPGVFTVPCKLGHLYVHRAMLDLGASVNVLPYSLFKSIGVGTLSKTGVIIQLAGRSLVHPKGVLEDVLVQVDEFVFPADFYVLDIGDDDSPSSSSILLGRPFLKTSKTKIDVYNGTLSMEFDGELINFNVHEAKKKHVRSDDMLERPTYPE; translated from the coding sequence ATGCCTTTAGAGGAAATAGTGAAAAGTTTGGCAACTAGTACACAAGTTTTCCAACAAGAGACAAAAGTAAGCATAAAGAAATTAGAGAAACAAGTTTCACAGCTTGCTATTTCCGTAAGCAAACTAGAATCTCAAGGAAAGTTGCCTGCCCAAACTGAAGCAAACCCAAGGCACAATGTATGTGCCATCACATTGAGAAGCGGGAAGAGTTATGATGGTCCAAAATTGTCGTTTGATCAAAAGGAAGAAGAAATAGTAGTTGAAGAGACGACCAAAGAAAAGAAGGAGGAAGAGAAAACAATTGAAAAGAAGCCCTTCATCACTGAGTCTAAAGCCACACCTGCTCCATTTCCCGAAAGATTAAAGAGCACGAAGAAAGAACGGGAAGAGAATGAGATCATGCagatgttcaagagagttcaaatCAATATTCCACTCCTCGAGGTCATCAAGCAGGTACCTAGATACGCAAGGTTCCTTAAGGATCTTTGTGTatctaaaaagaaattaaaaggaaaTCAAGTCGTAACGGTTGGGGAGCATGTATCCGTAGTTTTGCAAAAGAGGATGCCCCCGAAGTGCAAGGATCCCGGTGTCTTTACCGTGCCTTGCAAGTTGGGACATCTTTATGTACACCGAGCTATGCTTGATCTAGGTGCATCCGTAAATGTCCTACCATATTCTCTTTTCAAATCAATTGGTGTAGGAACATTGAGCAAAACCGGTGTGATCATCCAACTTGCTGGCCGGTCTTTGGTACACCCAAAGGGAGTATTAGAGGACGTGTTAGTGCAAGTCGATGAATTTGTCTTCCCGGCTGATTTTTATGTCTTAGATATTGGAGATGATGACTCTCCAAGTTCAAGTTCCATACTTTTGGGTAGACCTTTTCTTAAAACTTCTAAAACAAAAATCGATGTCTACAATGGAACTTTGAGTATGGAATTTGATGGTGAACTTATCAACTTCAATGTGCATGAAGCAAAAAAGAAGCATGTGAGGAGTGATGATATGTTAGAGAGGCCCACGTACCCAGAATGA